One region of Malania oleifera isolate guangnan ecotype guangnan chromosome 6, ASM2987363v1, whole genome shotgun sequence genomic DNA includes:
- the LOC131157209 gene encoding DEAD-box ATP-dependent RNA helicase 15, whose amino-acid sequence MGEARENDAYEEELLDYEEEDEKAPDSVSKAAGETVKKGYVGIHSSGFRDFLLKPELLRAIVDSGFEHPSEVQHECIPQAILGMDVICQAKSGMGKTAVFVLSTLQQIEPVAGQVAALVLCHTRELAYQICHEFERFSTYLPDIKVAVFYGGVNVKIHKDLLKNECPHIVVGTPGRILALARDKELGLKNVRHFILDECDKMLESLDMRKDVQEIFKLTPHDKQVMMFSATLSKEIRPVCKKFMQDPMEIYVDDEAKLTLHGLVQHYIKLSELEKNRKLNDLLDALDFNQVVIFVKSVNRAAELNKLLVECNFPSICIHSGMSQEERLTRYKSFKEGHKRILVATDLVGRGIDIERVNIVINYDMPDSADTYLHRVGRAGRFGTKGLAITFVSSASDSDVLNQVQERFEVDIKELPEQIDTSTYMPS is encoded by the exons ATGGGCGAAGCAAGGGAAAATGATGCTTACGAGGAAGAGCTTTTGGACTacgaagaagaagatgaaaaagcCCCCGATTCCGTTTCCAAAGCCGCCGGCGAAACCGTCAAGAA GGGCTATGTTGGAATTCACAGTTCGGGATTTAGAGACTTCCTGTTGAAACCAGAGCTGCTTCGTGCCATTGTAGATTCTGGATTTGAACATCCTTCAGAAG TTCAACACGAGTGCATCCCTCAAGCTATCCTAGGAATGGATGTCATTTGTCAAGCAAAGTCTGGGATGGGGAAAACTGCAGTCTTTGTTCTGTCAACTCTGCAACAAATTGAACCTGTTGCAGGTCAAGTTGCTGCACTTGTGCTTTGCCATACAAGAGAATTAGCATACCAG ATATGTCATGAGTTTGAGAGGTTTAGTACCTATCTGCCAGATATCAAGGTTGCTGTCTTCTATGGTGGGGTTAATGTTAAGATTCACAAGGATCTGCTGAAAAATGAATGCCCTCATATTGTTGTTGGTACGCCCGGAAGAATTTTGGCTCTTGCAAGGGATAAAGAACTAGGATTAAAGAATGTGAGACATTTTATTCTTGATGAGTGTGACAAGATGCTTGAATCACTTG ACATGAGGAAAGATGTTCAGGAGATATTCAAGTTGACTCCTCATGATAAGCAGGTTATGATGTTTTCAGCAACACTCAGCAAAGAGATACGCCCTGTTTGCAAGAAATTTATGCAAGAT CCAATggaaatttatgtggacgatgaGGCTAAGTTGACACTTCATGGCCTTGTACAG CACTACATCAAATTGAGTGAGCTGGAGAAAAACCGCAAGTTGAATGATCTCCTTGATGCATTGGACTTCAATCAAGTTGTCATATTTGTCAAAAGTGTGAACAGAGCAGCTGAGCTGAACAAGTTACTAGTGGAATGCAATTTCCCTTCTATTTGCATCCATTCTGGAATGTCTCAGGAAGAAAG ATTGACACGCTATAAGAGTTTCAAGGAGGGTCATAAAAGAATCCTTGTCGCAACAGATTTAGTTGGAAGGGGAATTGATATTGAGCGTGTGAACATTGTTATCAATTATGACATGCCTGATTCTGCCGACACCTACCTACACAGG GTGGGCAGGGCTGGTAGGTTTGGCACCAAAGGGCTTGCTATTACTTTTGTTTCTTCGGCTTCTGATTCTGATGTTCTGAATCAG GTTCAGGAGAGGTTTGAGGTGGATATAAAGGAGCTTCCTGAGCAAATTGACACCTCTACATATA TGCCATCATGA